The following coding sequences are from one Calditrichota bacterium window:
- a CDS encoding 16S rRNA (uracil(1498)-N(3))-methyltransferase, with product MITHDFFYSPPELISDAVVEIQGEEFRHLTRVMRKKPGDIINVVDGIGNVYTVVIKKITRTLAQGEIQKRVRLMGEPIFQLTLAQAIPKSTRFDWVVEKSTELGVAEIIPLVCDFSVKEGSPNRRRRWEKIAIAAMKQCHRSRLPKIHEPVRFSDFLAENPAKRPAFMAHPEKGAPGLSTILLNKQEKYRRKRSAIIFIGPEGGFSENEIELAKKKECQFFTLGQRRLRAETAGIAAVTIFMELIEQIF from the coding sequence ATGATCACGCACGATTTTTTTTACTCCCCACCGGAATTGATTTCCGATGCTGTTGTCGAAATTCAGGGCGAAGAATTCAGGCATTTAACCCGTGTGATGCGCAAAAAACCCGGCGACATCATCAACGTTGTGGACGGAATCGGGAATGTGTACACTGTGGTCATCAAAAAAATCACGCGCACCCTTGCGCAGGGAGAAATTCAAAAACGCGTCCGTCTCATGGGCGAACCGATTTTTCAGTTGACTCTGGCGCAGGCAATTCCCAAAAGCACTCGTTTCGACTGGGTCGTTGAGAAATCCACCGAACTGGGTGTCGCTGAAATTATTCCCCTTGTTTGCGATTTTTCTGTCAAAGAAGGAAGCCCGAATCGCCGCCGTCGCTGGGAAAAAATCGCCATCGCCGCCATGAAACAGTGCCATCGTTCTCGCCTGCCGAAAATTCACGAGCCAGTGCGTTTTTCTGATTTCCTTGCGGAAAATCCGGCCAAAAGACCGGCGTTCATGGCGCATCCCGAGAAAGGCGCGCCGGGTCTGTCAACTATCCTTTTGAATAAGCAGGAAAAATATCGCAGAAAACGCTCGGCAATTATTTTCATCGGCCCCGAAGGCGGATTTTCCGAAAATGAAATTGAATTGGCAAAAAAGAAAGAATGCCAGTTTTTCACTCTGGGACAGAGAAGATTGCGAGCAGAGACCGCCGGGATTGCAGCAGTAACGATTTTCATGGAATTGATCGAGCAAATTTTTTAA
- a CDS encoding rhomboid family intramembrane serine protease: MIPIRDTIPSRTFPYVTILLIVVNGVIFLFEVSLGDALHNFINVMGLVPDRYFGLAQAPASNIFERFFPFVTSVFLHGGWFHVLWNMWYLWIFGDNVEDHFGHFNFFLFYIFCGILAGAVHIYMNPASSVPTIGASGAIAGVMGAYFVLYPHSRILTIIPLFLIFPIIHIPASIFLAIWFFMQFISGTLSLGAHEAYSGVAWWAHVGGFVAGILAIVLIFPRKKYARES, translated from the coding sequence ATGATACCAATTCGAGATACGATTCCTTCGCGCACTTTTCCTTACGTGACAATCTTGCTGATCGTCGTCAACGGCGTGATTTTTCTCTTTGAAGTGTCCCTAGGCGACGCGCTGCATAATTTCATCAATGTCATGGGGCTGGTTCCTGACCGCTATTTTGGATTAGCCCAGGCGCCGGCGTCGAATATTTTCGAACGATTTTTCCCGTTCGTAACTTCGGTTTTTTTGCATGGCGGCTGGTTTCATGTGCTCTGGAATATGTGGTATCTGTGGATTTTTGGCGATAATGTCGAGGATCATTTCGGACATTTCAATTTTTTCTTGTTTTACATTTTTTGCGGCATTCTTGCCGGAGCGGTTCATATTTACATGAATCCGGCATCATCGGTGCCAACGATCGGCGCGAGTGGCGCCATCGCCGGCGTCATGGGGGCATATTTTGTGCTGTACCCGCATTCCCGAATTTTGACGATTATTCCTTTGTTTTTAATTTTCCCCATTATTCATATTCCGGCTTCGATTTTTCTGGCAATCTGGTTTTTCATGCAATTTATCAGCGGAACATTATCGCTCGGCGCGCATGAAGCCTACAGCGGCGTCGCGTGGTGGGCTCACGTCGGCGGATTTGTCGCCGGAATATTGGCTATTGTTCTTATTTTTCCCCGAAAGAAATACGCTCGGGAGTCATAA
- a CDS encoding HD domain-containing protein produces MAQKLIKDFKVGDQVEGFFVLRKKELRQRKNRADNYLALEFGDCSGRMQGSLWENAAKTEKNVEVGAVVNIKAKVISYQNKPHLNVEKIRSASSGDKVDPKNFLPVSEKDTEALLAEIQKSLLEIKNSNLLKLIHYFLDDDNFIQKFKQAPAGKLWHHACVGGLAEHTYSVMRLVEIIADHYKEDVDKEILKTAAFLHDIGKIDEFAMNGFIDYSTHGRLIGHINIAFQRVSHAILKIEKFPKKLSQQVLHCILSHHGAREKGSPVVPMTLEALILSYADELDSLVGAFQRIISRESEPGKMWSRYVNLIDRFIYLGGVEESK; encoded by the coding sequence ATGGCGCAAAAATTAATCAAGGATTTCAAGGTCGGCGATCAAGTGGAGGGATTTTTTGTGCTGCGAAAGAAGGAATTGCGGCAGCGGAAAAATCGCGCTGACAACTATTTGGCGCTCGAATTTGGCGACTGCTCGGGCAGGATGCAGGGATCGTTGTGGGAAAATGCCGCAAAAACTGAAAAAAACGTGGAAGTGGGCGCCGTCGTCAACATCAAAGCCAAAGTGATTTCCTACCAAAATAAACCTCATCTGAACGTGGAAAAAATTCGTTCCGCAAGTTCCGGTGACAAAGTCGACCCGAAAAATTTTTTGCCTGTCAGTGAAAAAGATACTGAAGCTTTGCTTGCTGAAATCCAAAAATCGTTGCTTGAAATTAAAAACTCCAATTTGCTTAAATTGATTCACTATTTCCTTGACGACGACAATTTCATTCAAAAATTCAAACAAGCCCCCGCCGGCAAGCTCTGGCACCACGCCTGCGTTGGGGGCCTGGCCGAACACACGTATTCGGTGATGCGCCTGGTCGAGATAATCGCGGATCATTACAAAGAAGATGTCGACAAAGAAATTTTGAAAACGGCTGCGTTTTTGCACGATATTGGTAAAATCGATGAGTTTGCAATGAACGGATTCATTGATTATTCTACGCACGGGCGGCTGATCGGCCACATCAATATTGCGTTTCAACGGGTGAGTCACGCGATTTTGAAAATTGAAAAATTTCCCAAAAAATTGAGCCAGCAGGTTTTGCACTGCATTTTGAGCCACCACGGCGCCCGCGAAAAAGGCTCGCCGGTCGTCCCGATGACGCTGGAAGCGCTGATACTCAGCTACGCCGATGAATTGGATTCCCTGGTCGGTGCGTTTCAGCGAATTATTTCCAGAGAAAGTGAACCCGGAAAAATGTGGAGCCGTTACGTGAATTTGATTGATCGGTTTATTTATTTGGGCGGAGTTGAAGAATCCAAATAA
- a CDS encoding penicillin acylase family protein, giving the protein MPRLVRVALLVFALIIFVAGFGAFLSYRLLHKSLPQTSGELKIEGVSRPVRIFRDSFGAPHIFAENEADLYFASGYVHAQERLWQMDLYRRVATGTLSEIIGERALFVDKFIRLVGIPRISSQIKNSLSEQSLFILKNYTHGVNAFLQQNQNRLPPEFTILNYRPHAWKIEHSIAIQRLLALSLEMGWFVDPAFAVLQNKISPQKLREILPEHFEKKYADMPGAKGSSSKIFAKILDVGLALKKFTGIGGAGCGSNGWVVSGDRTRSGKPLLANDPHLWLQNPSIWYEVQLHSPQVKCAGFTIPGLPGIVIGQNQSLAWGLTNLMADGCDYFQERIHPADSLKYFYQNRWRQMDVVIDTIFVKGKKPFVQITRRTKHGPLISDLDSSLTKLPFSVSVHWTGREASDEFLAFDKIMKAGNWEQFVDGLRDFAVPPQNFLYADTAGNIGYYAAGAVPVRKRGRGILLKPGWDQRFDWQGKISFEQLPHWINPDSGMIISANQKMVDNRYPFFISDYWEPKYRFRRIWQMLSSQEKVSVENFKKMQRDRHDLHAEYLMPFILPVLGNFDRNDSLRNYFYRSLKTWDRTVSEKSVGAAIFEVFLTHFYENIFRDEMGGELYKKFVQLPNIPIRAVDGFIDSNDAPWFDDVSSGEIVETRDDIILRSLNQTFDFLAENYSKNVRQWRWGNVHRLELKHLLGQKKPLDSFFNIRSFPIGGSNTTVNAGVFPFSDKKFAMTVGASMRQIVDFSRLNEPWHVLPTGQCGNPLSEHYSDQTQLWRGGKYRRLALDSLSVATSASDLLTLVPQK; this is encoded by the coding sequence ATGCCGCGGCTTGTTCGAGTTGCGTTACTGGTTTTCGCGCTGATTATTTTTGTCGCTGGCTTCGGCGCTTTTTTGAGTTATCGTTTGCTGCACAAATCTTTGCCCCAGACCTCGGGCGAACTGAAAATTGAAGGGGTTTCTCGTCCTGTCCGCATTTTCCGCGATTCATTCGGCGCCCCACATATTTTTGCCGAGAACGAAGCAGACCTCTATTTTGCTTCTGGCTACGTTCATGCTCAAGAACGGCTGTGGCAGATGGATTTGTACCGCCGGGTGGCAACCGGAACGTTGTCGGAAATTATTGGCGAACGCGCGCTGTTTGTGGATAAATTCATCCGGCTGGTGGGAATTCCACGGATTTCTTCCCAAATAAAAAATAGCCTTTCCGAGCAATCTCTTTTCATCCTCAAAAATTACACCCACGGCGTCAACGCTTTTCTGCAACAAAACCAGAATCGTTTGCCACCGGAATTTACTATTTTGAATTATCGTCCCCATGCCTGGAAAATCGAGCACTCCATCGCGATTCAGCGTTTACTGGCTTTGTCTCTGGAAATGGGGTGGTTTGTTGATCCTGCTTTTGCCGTGCTGCAAAATAAAATTTCTCCCCAAAAATTGCGGGAAATTTTACCGGAACATTTTGAGAAAAAATATGCGGACATGCCAGGAGCAAAGGGTTCGTCTTCTAAAATATTCGCGAAAATTTTGGACGTTGGTCTGGCATTGAAGAAATTCACTGGTATTGGCGGCGCCGGATGCGGCAGCAATGGCTGGGTCGTATCCGGAGATCGCACGCGGAGCGGAAAGCCTCTTCTGGCGAATGATCCCCATTTGTGGCTGCAAAATCCGTCCATCTGGTACGAAGTTCAGCTTCATTCGCCGCAGGTGAAATGTGCTGGTTTTACCATTCCCGGATTGCCCGGGATTGTCATCGGTCAAAACCAATCGCTTGCCTGGGGCTTGACCAATCTCATGGCAGACGGCTGTGATTATTTTCAGGAAAGAATCCATCCGGCGGACTCGCTGAAATATTTTTATCAAAACAGGTGGCGGCAAATGGACGTTGTCATCGACACGATTTTCGTGAAGGGGAAAAAGCCCTTTGTTCAAATCACCCGCCGGACAAAACACGGGCCTCTGATTTCTGATCTGGACAGCAGTCTAACGAAATTGCCGTTCAGCGTCTCCGTGCACTGGACTGGCAGAGAGGCGAGCGATGAGTTTCTGGCATTTGACAAAATTATGAAAGCTGGCAACTGGGAGCAATTTGTTGACGGACTGCGAGATTTCGCTGTGCCGCCGCAAAATTTCCTCTACGCAGACACTGCCGGAAATATCGGCTACTACGCTGCCGGAGCTGTCCCCGTTCGCAAGCGAGGTCGCGGCATTTTGCTGAAACCCGGCTGGGATCAGCGATTCGACTGGCAGGGAAAAATTTCTTTCGAACAGTTGCCGCACTGGATTAATCCGGATTCCGGAATGATCATCTCCGCCAATCAGAAAATGGTCGATAATCGCTACCCGTTTTTCATTTCCGATTACTGGGAGCCGAAATATCGTTTTCGCCGCATCTGGCAAATGCTTTCTTCTCAGGAAAAAGTTTCCGTTGAAAATTTCAAAAAAATGCAGCGTGATCGTCACGATTTGCACGCGGAATATTTGATGCCGTTCATTTTGCCGGTACTGGGAAATTTTGATCGAAATGACAGCTTGAGAAATTATTTTTACCGATCGCTGAAAACCTGGGATCGGACTGTTTCGGAAAAATCGGTGGGCGCGGCAATTTTTGAAGTGTTCCTCACTCATTTTTACGAAAATATTTTTCGTGATGAAATGGGTGGGGAGCTTTACAAAAAATTTGTGCAATTGCCGAACATTCCCATTCGCGCTGTTGACGGATTCATCGACAGCAACGACGCCCCTTGGTTCGACGATGTTTCCAGCGGAGAAATTGTCGAAACGCGGGACGATATTATTTTGCGTTCGCTGAATCAGACCTTTGATTTTTTGGCGGAAAATTATTCTAAAAATGTTCGCCAGTGGCGCTGGGGAAATGTCCATCGATTGGAACTCAAACATCTGCTGGGCCAAAAAAAGCCGCTCGATTCTTTCTTCAACATCCGCTCTTTTCCCATCGGCGGGTCCAATACAACAGTCAACGCCGGCGTGTTTCCATTCTCGGACAAAAAATTTGCCATGACCGTCGGCGCGTCCATGCGGCAAATTGTGGATTTCTCTCGTCTGAATGAGCCGTGGCATGTTTTGCCCACAGGACAATGCGGTAACCCATTGAGTGAACACTACAGCGATCAGACTCAGCTCTGGCGGGGAGGAAAATACCGCCGGTTGGCATTGGACAGCCTCTCAGTTGCAACTTCGGCTTCGGATTTATTGACTCTTGTTCCTCAAAAATGA
- a CDS encoding SH3 domain-containing protein: MMRSKILKIILLAVFVLNALTLEAADKKKNFFTNFGVGARAMVFKSSFVAVSEDYLAGQRNPAGVGFSRNIFVGMSHARIAFNRQVGFVSVVLPVDRNDKFGVFWKGFLINDIEARSSNTAQSDYLFNNVEQMVGLTYARRIGGSLALGFSANLLRQTLDEHYASGWGVDFGFIYRLGEKLSVGASLNDFREKLAWETGHADHFEKVGSVGVSYELAPGALVAVGYRSKNIISAGTEVKISSPLRLRMGWQENQLALGVGLVQELRNMVFSLNYAVLNHQLSNELSHVFDVTISFKSKAKHSPPRAIVKVGQLNIRSGPGVNFPVVAVAKKGQQFIVLAEYGGWVKIKLKRRRIGWIGRKYVKITNYFQQ; encoded by the coding sequence ATGATGAGAAGTAAGATATTGAAAATAATATTGTTAGCCGTGTTTGTGTTAAACGCGTTGACGCTTGAAGCGGCGGATAAGAAGAAGAATTTTTTTACCAATTTTGGCGTCGGCGCGAGGGCGATGGTGTTCAAATCGTCTTTTGTGGCGGTCAGTGAAGATTATCTGGCGGGTCAGCGGAATCCGGCCGGCGTCGGATTCTCGCGAAATATTTTTGTTGGCATGAGTCATGCGAGAATCGCATTCAATCGTCAAGTCGGATTCGTTTCAGTAGTCCTTCCCGTGGACAGGAATGATAAATTTGGCGTTTTCTGGAAAGGATTTTTGATTAATGATATTGAAGCGAGATCGTCCAACACGGCACAGTCGGATTATCTTTTTAACAACGTGGAACAGATGGTCGGTCTCACTTATGCCAGAAGAATCGGTGGGAGCCTTGCTCTGGGATTTTCGGCTAATTTGCTTCGTCAAACATTGGATGAGCACTATGCCTCCGGCTGGGGAGTCGACTTTGGATTCATTTACAGATTAGGAGAAAAACTCAGCGTTGGCGCTTCATTGAATGATTTTCGGGAAAAATTGGCGTGGGAAACCGGACACGCAGACCATTTCGAAAAGGTGGGCAGTGTGGGTGTTTCCTACGAATTAGCGCCGGGAGCGCTCGTTGCAGTTGGTTATCGCAGCAAAAATATCATTTCAGCGGGCACTGAAGTCAAAATCTCCTCTCCGCTGCGGTTAAGAATGGGGTGGCAGGAAAATCAATTGGCGTTAGGCGTAGGTTTGGTGCAAGAGTTGAGAAACATGGTTTTTAGTTTGAATTACGCTGTTTTGAATCACCAGCTCAGTAATGAATTATCTCATGTTTTTGATGTTACCATTAGCTTCAAATCCAAAGCCAAACACTCGCCGCCTCGAGCCATAGTCAAAGTTGGGCAGTTGAATATTCGTTCTGGCCCGGGCGTAAATTTTCCGGTGGTAGCGGTTGCGAAGAAAGGGCAGCAGTTTATTGTGCTCGCGGAATATGGTGGTTGGGTGAAAATTAAATTGAAGCGCCGCCGCATTGGCTGGATTGGTCGAAAGTATGTAAAAATTACCAATTACTTTCAGCAATGA
- a CDS encoding DUF3078 domain-containing protein translates to MRKIQFFVLMTLLIVMHITEVFSSQPNSNDGLFYVALRHFTEIDSSLSEWRSLPAVVLDKQNQTEYRSGTWGGKNDLSGKFWIGWNSWGLALAAEVVDDSLSFPFTGRDVWRNDCFQFAIDVQDDNNADAYQNDDREFVATFADSEAVVYEFCYAKQRVSGYRNFPVSIVARGDTLRYEILIPWQALGMTEPAAGMHIGVSTVFFDNDGGDFRGWIEWTPGVTRKKFTLPFATVILFDPNVTFTQAIPTQTFLSTEDTLFVWAYCRYYRKNVEFMLSNASEVLFRKRVTLRRQRWTRLAIPPKFLNWGNLTLAVNSVKTSQQYQISVWSKEFIAEQIDYLSQQAAMMKNVKQIDPSASVTVENWIDLLQNQLKRAKTNFDFYQVMMAARRRVELIPNFYMKKQVYFDHENHILEKFYFSKYEQRYRRYFVFLPPDYDEHKTYPVYLFLHDRRDNAEEIARRMGEIFTQKDLAMIGIFIPEYSQTAVSFFQLHEILDCLHHAGDNFNTDKSRIFLAAEGSGAAAAMQLAKRNPDLFVALTLFVPEFQDERQLSNLALLPLWIDTTPAKKVKIAEQIEFLRKHGGKVSLREFENFPEQDFAPVFAGEYLHWLLQQRKNRKPRQITLEIQQLKPARYGWVEILGQENYGSVAFFRARVDSDKVMISTENLSQFALVPDLLPESLKFPARVFVDGRFEFELAGRKSGKSYFFWQANEWNKTETNSETLEKSPGCSGPMRAIFDKTVYFVYSSIGDDEKYNHYTYELARQSVRRGNSDFLKKMLLPDTLALKKTGDANFVIFGNYQSNAFLKQIQGKLPIQIHGPGLRLGKMFYYDQGGAALFIYPNPQSPANLILVCFARDTSGLENLEKVSDFQDANLIFDHDFVVIGNNVSQNDYSTWTDYGWFDHYWSLPFFKPPFKVGPRYWTRDITVGLDANQLAFNSNWKGGGKSNFTWKIYSRMNFLYKRKKYNWKNSLYLAFGQITVKEDEKWRSPEKSTDVIDFDSVLKLTLEKFIDPYVAFSASTQFHEGYDSKTKKIISRFANPLKMSQSAGVARNLIRKKKLKVTTRVGYASNEFFTTQRKFRKLWTGDESRGVKIDGGIEWLTEYHSEIKKGAVLDGKLKFFQAVISSITKEKDPNQNWRKLDIYWEQRLNVRLTQYVVFNAIVKFIYDRDTTPGGQFWENASFGLSYKF, encoded by the coding sequence ATGCGAAAAATACAATTTTTTGTTCTGATGACTTTGTTGATTGTGATGCACATTACTGAAGTCTTTTCATCTCAACCGAATTCGAACGACGGATTATTTTACGTTGCGCTGAGACATTTCACTGAAATAGACAGCTCTCTTTCCGAGTGGAGAAGTTTGCCTGCGGTTGTGCTGGACAAACAGAACCAGACTGAATATCGCAGCGGAACCTGGGGCGGAAAAAACGATTTGAGCGGAAAATTTTGGATCGGTTGGAACAGTTGGGGATTGGCGCTTGCCGCTGAAGTTGTGGATGACTCCCTTTCGTTTCCGTTCACCGGACGCGATGTGTGGCGAAATGATTGTTTTCAGTTCGCTATCGACGTGCAGGACGACAACAACGCCGACGCCTACCAGAATGACGACCGGGAATTTGTGGCGACTTTTGCGGACAGTGAGGCGGTTGTTTACGAATTTTGCTACGCCAAACAGCGGGTTTCCGGTTATCGAAATTTTCCTGTTTCGATTGTCGCGCGCGGCGATACACTGCGATATGAAATTCTCATTCCCTGGCAAGCTTTGGGAATGACTGAACCGGCAGCCGGCATGCATATTGGCGTTTCAACGGTGTTTTTCGATAATGACGGTGGTGATTTCCGCGGCTGGATCGAATGGACGCCGGGCGTGACGCGCAAGAAATTTACCCTGCCCTTTGCCACGGTAATTTTGTTCGATCCCAACGTCACTTTCACGCAGGCAATTCCCACGCAGACTTTTTTGTCCACGGAAGACACACTTTTTGTCTGGGCGTATTGCCGCTACTATCGCAAAAATGTAGAATTTATGCTCTCCAATGCCAGCGAGGTTCTTTTTCGCAAACGGGTGACACTGAGAAGACAGCGCTGGACGCGGCTGGCGATTCCGCCGAAATTCTTGAATTGGGGGAATTTGACGCTCGCCGTCAATTCTGTGAAAACATCTCAACAGTATCAGATTTCAGTCTGGTCAAAAGAATTTATTGCTGAACAGATTGATTATTTGTCGCAGCAGGCGGCGATGATGAAGAACGTGAAACAAATCGATCCTTCAGCGAGCGTCACTGTGGAAAACTGGATCGATTTGTTGCAAAATCAACTAAAACGGGCGAAAACAAATTTTGATTTTTATCAGGTAATGATGGCAGCGCGCCGCCGCGTGGAATTGATTCCCAATTTTTACATGAAAAAACAGGTCTATTTTGATCACGAAAATCATATTTTGGAAAAATTTTATTTTTCAAAATATGAGCAGCGATACCGGCGTTATTTCGTTTTCCTACCGCCGGATTATGACGAACACAAGACTTATCCGGTCTATCTGTTTCTCCACGATCGCCGCGACAATGCCGAAGAAATCGCCCGCCGAATGGGAGAAATTTTCACACAAAAAGATCTGGCAATGATCGGAATTTTCATCCCCGAATATTCTCAAACGGCGGTTTCATTTTTCCAATTGCATGAAATTCTGGATTGTTTGCATCATGCCGGCGACAATTTCAACACCGATAAGTCGCGCATTTTTCTCGCTGCTGAAGGCTCCGGCGCTGCTGCTGCAATGCAATTGGCGAAGAGAAATCCTGATTTGTTCGTAGCGCTGACACTGTTTGTGCCGGAATTTCAAGATGAGCGGCAGTTGTCCAATCTGGCGTTGCTGCCGCTGTGGATCGATACCACTCCGGCGAAAAAAGTGAAAATCGCTGAGCAGATTGAATTTTTACGAAAGCATGGCGGGAAAGTCAGCCTGCGCGAATTTGAAAATTTTCCGGAGCAGGATTTTGCGCCTGTGTTTGCCGGCGAATATCTGCACTGGCTATTGCAGCAGAGAAAAAATCGCAAACCGCGCCAAATCACGCTGGAAATCCAACAGCTTAAACCGGCGCGTTACGGCTGGGTTGAAATTTTAGGACAGGAAAATTACGGGTCAGTCGCTTTCTTCCGCGCCCGAGTGGATTCGGACAAAGTGATGATTTCCACGGAAAATTTGTCCCAATTTGCCCTCGTGCCGGATTTGTTGCCGGAGTCACTGAAATTTCCCGCTCGCGTGTTTGTTGATGGCAGATTCGAGTTCGAGCTCGCCGGAAGGAAATCAGGCAAGAGTTATTTTTTTTGGCAAGCGAACGAATGGAATAAAACGGAGACAAATTCGGAAACGCTGGAAAAATCGCCAGGCTGTTCTGGCCCCATGCGCGCAATTTTCGACAAAACAGTTTATTTCGTTTACAGCTCCATTGGCGATGACGAGAAATATAATCACTACACTTACGAACTGGCACGACAAAGCGTGCGTCGGGGGAATAGTGATTTTTTAAAAAAAATGCTATTGCCGGACACGCTGGCGCTCAAAAAAACCGGCGACGCGAATTTTGTGATTTTCGGCAATTACCAGAGCAATGCATTTTTGAAACAAATTCAGGGAAAATTGCCCATTCAAATTCATGGGCCGGGACTTCGTCTGGGAAAAATGTTTTACTATGATCAGGGCGGCGCTGCGCTTTTCATTTATCCCAATCCACAAAGTCCGGCGAATTTGATTCTGGTTTGTTTCGCGCGAGATACGAGCGGACTTGAAAATTTAGAAAAAGTATCGGATTTTCAAGATGCCAATTTAATTTTTGACCATGATTTTGTCGTCATCGGGAATAATGTGTCCCAAAATGATTATTCGACCTGGACAGATTACGGCTGGTTTGATCATTACTGGAGTCTGCCTTTTTTCAAGCCGCCGTTCAAAGTTGGTCCTCGCTACTGGACGCGCGATATTACGGTGGGGCTTGACGCCAATCAGTTGGCATTTAACAGCAACTGGAAAGGCGGCGGCAAGAGCAATTTTACCTGGAAGATTTACAGTCGGATGAATTTTTTGTACAAAAGGAAAAAGTACAACTGGAAAAACTCGCTCTATCTTGCCTTCGGGCAAATCACCGTTAAAGAAGATGAAAAATGGCGCTCGCCGGAGAAGTCCACAGACGTGATCGATTTTGATTCGGTGTTGAAATTGACGCTGGAAAAATTCATCGACCCCTATGTGGCATTTTCCGCGAGCACGCAGTTTCACGAAGGATACGATTCGAAAACAAAAAAAATAATTTCCCGTTTTGCCAACCCGCTAAAAATGTCGCAAAGCGCCGGCGTAGCGAGAAATTTAATCCGGAAAAAGAAACTTAAAGTCACAACACGAGTGGGTTACGCGTCCAATGAATTTTTCACTACGCAGCGCAAATTCCGAAAACTGTGGACAGGAGACGAATCCAGAGGAGTGAAAATCGACGGCGGAATCGAGTGGCTGACTGAATATCATTCTGAAATCAAAAAAGGCGCCGTGCTCGATGGAAAGTTGAAATTTTTTCAAGCCGTCATTTCCTCGATTACCAAAGAAAAAGACCCGAATCAAAACTGGCGAAAATTGGATATTTACTGGGAGCAGCGGCTGAATGTCAGACTGACGCAGTACGTTGTTTTCAATGCCATCGTGAAGTTTATTTACGATCGGGATACTACGCCCGGCGGTCAATTCTGGGAAAATGCATCGTTTGGGTTGAGTTACAAATTTTGA
- a CDS encoding LysM peptidoglycan-binding domain-containing protein: protein MKKLLVIFILVTVVVGMYSEENLLWCKKMLFNEPTKHIIQKGDYFSKLSKQYYGTTKYWRELALVNRAPNKDLVFPGEEVIIPNLDAVKKLHHSRSLTRVNSIVEDQKDWIAKNHNVSTTPLASQTQLQEQQTATETSAEKSVAPPSEEAQTEKVAAEPVPAIAVENGAAESDVKESSLFPIILTIVAIGLIVGVMAWYLVRRKRHYEMERFEPEDDEEQDIEMGQADEDEEFVPSFGKRDREDVLVD, encoded by the coding sequence ATGAAGAAATTACTGGTTATTTTCATACTGGTCACGGTGGTTGTCGGTATGTATTCGGAAGAGAATTTGCTGTGGTGTAAAAAAATGCTCTTCAATGAGCCGACGAAACACATCATTCAAAAGGGCGATTATTTCAGCAAATTGTCCAAACAGTACTACGGAACCACGAAGTATTGGCGCGAATTGGCGTTGGTGAATCGCGCGCCGAATAAAGATTTGGTTTTTCCCGGGGAAGAAGTGATTATTCCCAATCTGGATGCGGTCAAGAAATTGCATCATTCCCGGAGCCTGACAAGGGTGAATTCAATTGTGGAAGATCAGAAAGATTGGATCGCGAAAAATCACAACGTCTCCACGACGCCTTTAGCGTCACAAACACAGCTTCAGGAGCAACAAACAGCTACGGAGACCTCCGCGGAAAAATCAGTTGCGCCGCCGAGCGAGGAAGCACAAACTGAAAAAGTCGCAGCCGAGCCCGTTCCGGCAATTGCTGTCGAAAATGGCGCCGCTGAAAGCGATGTGAAAGAGTCAAGTCTTTTTCCGATCATTTTGACGATTGTGGCGATTGGATTAATTGTGGGCGTGATGGCGTGGTATCTGGTGCGTCGCAAACGTCACTACGAGATGGAAAGATTTGAACCGGAAGATGATGAGGAACAAGACATCGAAATGGGGCAAGCGGATGAAGATGAGGAATTTGTTCCTTCATTTGGCAAACGGGACCGGGAAGATGTGTTGGTGGATTAA